The Microbacterium sp. LWO12-1.2 genome includes a window with the following:
- the rho gene encoding transcription termination factor Rho: MENFSETQNDQSAPVAEAPAAAANTDAATEAAPARKRAPRRATSATAAAKAEKAAAAQAEAAPAADAPAAAPAADGPAAEAAPKAKAPRRSRAKKADAEAPAAPAEAPAAPAEAPAAEKPAAEKPAAEKPAESNQAEAPAEAAPKTSGRGRRGAQKPAADAPAAEQPAESAPADAQPSSEGSSDSADGDEQGGRSRNRNRSRNRGRGQNGAAQDQQQQAQPAADDDQSGNGRNRQRNKRRSGAPTDEFDTEIGEDDVLIPIAGILDVLDNYAFVRTTGYLAGPSDVYVSLGQVKKYNLRKGDAIVGSIKQPREGDQPGRQKYNALVKVDSINGLSIDDAATRVEFGKLTPLYPQERLRLETAPEKLTQRIIDLVAPIGKGQRGLIVAPPKAGKTIVLQQIANAIAQNNPEVHLMVVLVDERPEEVTDMERTVKGEVIASTFDRPAEDHTTVAELAIERAKRLVELGRDVVVLLDSITRLGRAYNLAAPASGRVLTGGVDASALYPPKRFFGAARNIENGGSLTILATALVETGSKMDEVIFEEFKGTGNSELRLSRSLADKRIFPAVDVNASSTRREEMLLSADEVKITWKLRRALAGLDQQQALEVVLGKLKETNSNVEFLVQMQKSIPTLPSGGHGHDNNIR; the protein is encoded by the coding sequence GTGGAGAATTTCTCCGAGACCCAGAACGACCAGTCCGCTCCGGTCGCCGAAGCGCCGGCTGCTGCCGCGAACACCGATGCGGCCACGGAGGCCGCCCCGGCTCGCAAGCGTGCGCCTCGCCGCGCCACCAGCGCGACTGCCGCTGCGAAGGCCGAGAAGGCCGCCGCTGCGCAGGCGGAGGCTGCACCTGCCGCCGACGCACCCGCAGCCGCACCTGCGGCCGACGGCCCCGCTGCCGAGGCGGCTCCGAAGGCGAAGGCGCCGCGCCGCAGCCGCGCCAAGAAGGCTGACGCAGAGGCGCCTGCCGCTCCCGCCGAGGCCCCTGCCGCCCCGGCCGAGGCTCCGGCCGCCGAGAAGCCGGCAGCCGAGAAGCCGGCAGCCGAGAAGCCGGCAGAGAGCAACCAGGCCGAGGCTCCGGCCGAAGCCGCCCCCAAGACCAGTGGCCGTGGTCGCCGCGGTGCGCAGAAGCCCGCAGCCGACGCACCCGCAGCCGAGCAGCCCGCCGAATCGGCCCCTGCTGACGCGCAGCCCTCCTCCGAGGGGTCGTCCGACTCCGCCGATGGCGACGAGCAGGGCGGCCGCAGCCGCAACCGCAACCGCAGCCGCAACCGAGGCCGCGGCCAGAACGGTGCGGCACAGGACCAGCAGCAGCAGGCCCAGCCGGCCGCCGACGACGACCAGTCCGGAAACGGTCGCAACCGCCAGCGCAACAAGCGCCGCAGCGGTGCCCCGACGGACGAGTTCGACACCGAGATCGGTGAGGACGACGTCCTGATCCCGATCGCCGGCATCCTCGACGTGCTCGACAACTACGCCTTCGTGCGCACCACCGGCTACCTCGCCGGCCCCAGCGACGTCTACGTGTCGCTCGGTCAGGTCAAGAAGTACAACCTGCGCAAGGGCGACGCGATCGTCGGATCGATCAAGCAGCCGCGCGAGGGCGACCAGCCCGGACGTCAGAAGTACAACGCCCTCGTCAAGGTCGACTCGATCAACGGCCTGTCGATCGACGACGCCGCCACCCGCGTCGAGTTCGGCAAGCTCACCCCGCTCTACCCGCAGGAGCGCCTGCGTCTGGAGACGGCGCCCGAGAAGCTCACGCAGCGCATCATCGACCTGGTCGCCCCCATCGGAAAGGGTCAGCGCGGTCTCATCGTCGCGCCGCCCAAGGCCGGCAAGACGATCGTGCTGCAGCAGATCGCCAACGCGATCGCGCAGAACAACCCCGAGGTCCACCTCATGGTCGTGCTGGTCGACGAGCGCCCCGAAGAGGTCACCGACATGGAGCGCACCGTGAAGGGCGAGGTCATCGCCTCGACCTTCGACCGCCCCGCAGAGGACCACACCACGGTCGCCGAGCTCGCGATCGAGCGCGCCAAGCGCCTGGTCGAGCTGGGTCGCGACGTCGTCGTGCTGCTCGACTCGATCACGCGCCTCGGCCGTGCCTACAACCTCGCCGCCCCGGCGTCGGGTCGTGTGCTGACCGGTGGCGTCGACGCATCCGCGCTGTACCCGCCCAAGCGCTTCTTCGGCGCCGCGCGCAACATCGAGAACGGTGGATCTCTCACGATCCTCGCGACCGCGCTCGTCGAGACCGGTTCCAAGATGGACGAGGTCATCTTCGAGGAGTTCAAGGGCACCGGCAACAGCGAGCTGCGCCTGTCGCGCTCGCTCGCCGACAAGCGCATCTTCCCCGCGGTCGACGTCAACGCGTCGAGCACCCGCCGTGAAGAGATGCTGCTCTCGGCCGACGAGGTCAAGATCACGTGGAAGCTGCGTCGCGCCCTCGCCGGCCTCGACCAGCAGCAGGCCCTCGAGGTCGTGCTCGGCAAGCTCAAGGAGACCAACTCCAACGTCGAGTTCCTGGTGCAGATGCAGAAGTCGATCCCCACGCTGCCCTCCGGCGGTCACGGGCACGACAACAACATCCGCTGA